A single window of Penaeus vannamei isolate JL-2024 chromosome 24, ASM4276789v1, whole genome shotgun sequence DNA harbors:
- the LOC138866140 gene encoding uncharacterized protein: protein MTRPNGAGDPHTTSHILDLSLTNNVLDITNTKVIPGLSDHDVDITNFSTDYFSTDPHSRPFTSSWDNLKLTILTSMNKHIPQKTPSSRHTLPWFSRELRRQHRKKQRLYRRAQTYNTPENWTAFKTHQKTFSKNIKKAEHEHISTYLANNVRNNPKHFFKFFKSRRQDTTAITALKDYNNTLVTDPELKSQLLNTHFQSVFTHEDDNTPNIPDRPYPPIPPLDITTNGILKLMTTLDTNKATGPDQIPALFLKSYSQHGFRPRRLCETQLITTHHDIVRQLDRRDTKQVDAILLDFAKAFDKVPHKRLTLKLRHYRITGPILHWITAFLTLLLRPIKTEDDCRLLQQDIDAFEQWERLWQMSFRPDKCKVIHFTRSHTYPPHLHLTQPSLNIYSNKYLGIHLSNNFTFNTHTDFINKANRTLGFLRRNLHNCTPDIKHIAYNTLVRPTLEYCAAVWDPYTKHNIEKLEQVNTRAARNFATPSVVLFAKGYTSSLHLTPDPQHSSTSG, encoded by the exons ATGACACGTCCCAATGGCGCCGGTGACCCTCACACCACCTCACACATTCTAGATCTTTCCCTCACGAACAACGTGCTAGACATAACAAACACCAAGGTTATCCCAGGACTTAGTGACCATGACGTC GACATCACTAACTTTAGCACAGACTACTTTTCCACTGATCCCCACTCAAGACCATTCACCTCCAGTTGGGATAACCTTAAACTCACCATACTTACATCCATGAACAAACACATCCCACAGAAAACACCTTCAAGTAGACATACACTTCCCTGGTTCTCCAGGGAGCTACGCAGACAACATCGCAAAAAACAGCGACTCTACAGACGCGCGCAAACATACAACACACCAGAAAATTGGACTGCTTTCAAAACTCACcaaaaaacattttccaaaaacataaagaaagcagAACACGAACATATTTCCACCTACCTCGCAAACAACGTCAGAAATAACCCTAAACACTTCTTCAAATTCTTTAAGTCGCGCAGACAGGACACAACGGCGATCACAGCCTTGAAAGACTACAACAACACTCTCGTAACTGACCCAGAACTCAAATCACAATTACTCAACACACACTTCCAGTCTGTTTTCACACACGAAGATGATAATACACCTAACATTCCAGATAGACCTTATCCCCCAATCCCGCCGCTTGACATCACGACTAACGGCATACTGAAACTAATGACTACTCTTGACACAAACAAAGCCACTGGACCAGATCAGATCCCTGCCTTATTCCTCAAGTCCT ACTCACAACATGGTTTTCGGCCCAGACGATTATGTGAGACCCAACTAATCACCACTCATCATGACATTGTACGACAATTAGACAGACGTGACACTAAACAAGTTGATGCCATACTACTTGACTTTGCCAAAGCCTTTGACAAAGTTCCCCACAAAAGACTGACTCTTAAATTACGACATTACAGAATAACAGGACCAATACTTCACTGGATCACTGCTTTCTTAAC CCTTTTGTTACGACCTATAAAGACTGAGGACGACTGTAGACTCCTCCAACAAGACATTGACGCGTTTGAACAGTGGGAAAGACTATGGCAAATGTCCTTTAGACCCGATAAATGTAAAGTTATCCATTTCACAAGATCGCACACCTATCCACCACACCTACACCTTACACAACCATCCCTTAACATCTATAGCAACAAATACCTCGGTATTCATCTTTCCAACAATTTCACCTTTAACACGCACACTGACTTCATTAACAAAGCCAACAGAACACTGGGGTTTCTGAGGAGGAACCTACACAACTGTACTCCGGACATTAAACACATAGCTTACAACACACTTGTACGTCCAACACTGGAGTACTGTGCGGCTGTATGGGACCCCTACACTAAACACAACATTGAGAAACTCGAGCAGGTTAATACTAGGGCAGCCAG GAATTTTGCAACACCTTCAGTAGTTTTATTTGCCAAAGGTTACACAAGTAGTCTGCACCTCACCCCAGACCCACAGCACTCTTCTACCTCAGGGTAG